One Owenweeksia hongkongensis DSM 17368 genomic region harbors:
- the gltX gene encoding glutamate--tRNA ligase, with translation MSERKVRVRFAPSPTGPLHMGGVRTALYNYLFAKKHGGDFILRIEDTDQTRYVPGAEDYIIQALTWSKIIPDEGQSVGGNYGPYRQSERKHLYRAYADQLIESGHAYYAFDTSEDLDKMRELAKQAGTANWQYNHVTRSHMKNSITLSAQEVQERLDAGEPYVIRIKLPRNEEVKFEDIIRGWVSVNTNNMDDKVLFKSDGMPTYHLANIVDDHLMEITHVIRGEEWLPSAPLHILLYRYLGWEETRPQFAHLPLLLKPDGNGKLSKRDGDRLGFPVFPLQWKDPETDNISSGYREQGYFSEAFINMLAFLGWNPGTEQELFTMQELIDAFTLERVNKAGAKFDHEKTKWFNQQYLRKHSDKELGELLLPYLDAKGIHTDAEYAGKVASIMKERAYFVTDILDEGMYFFEPPINYDEKTLAKKWNAESRMHVENLLHRFEALEYFDSETLEKNFKDYLTEKETGFGKVGPGFRLAVTGQGMGASMFDICAILGKQETVARMRTALEKLPA, from the coding sequence ATGAGCGAAAGAAAAGTACGAGTACGTTTTGCCCCCAGTCCCACTGGCCCTTTGCACATGGGTGGTGTGCGCACAGCCCTTTATAACTACCTGTTTGCCAAGAAACACGGTGGCGATTTTATTCTTCGAATTGAGGATACGGATCAAACCCGATACGTTCCTGGTGCCGAAGATTACATTATCCAGGCTTTGACTTGGTCAAAAATCATACCTGATGAAGGACAAAGCGTAGGCGGAAATTATGGACCGTATCGTCAGTCAGAACGCAAACACTTATATCGTGCGTATGCAGATCAGCTAATTGAAAGCGGACACGCATACTATGCTTTTGATACTTCAGAAGATCTGGACAAAATGCGTGAACTGGCAAAACAAGCCGGAACTGCAAACTGGCAGTACAATCACGTAACCCGCAGCCACATGAAAAACTCCATCACACTTTCTGCACAGGAAGTTCAGGAGCGATTGGATGCTGGCGAGCCTTATGTAATTCGTATTAAGCTTCCGCGAAATGAGGAAGTGAAATTTGAAGATATCATCCGTGGTTGGGTTTCTGTAAACACCAACAACATGGACGATAAAGTGCTTTTTAAATCTGACGGAATGCCTACTTATCACTTGGCAAACATTGTGGATGACCATTTGATGGAAATCACTCACGTAATTCGTGGTGAAGAGTGGTTGCCTTCTGCCCCGTTGCACATTTTACTTTACAGATATTTAGGTTGGGAAGAAACCCGCCCACAATTTGCTCACCTACCGCTATTGCTTAAGCCTGATGGAAATGGTAAACTCAGCAAGCGTGATGGCGATCGACTTGGCTTCCCGGTTTTCCCACTACAGTGGAAAGACCCTGAAACAGATAATATTTCTTCGGGTTACCGCGAGCAAGGGTATTTCTCTGAAGCCTTTATAAATATGCTGGCCTTTTTGGGATGGAACCCAGGTACTGAGCAGGAATTATTTACCATGCAAGAGCTAATTGACGCCTTTACTTTAGAGCGTGTAAATAAGGCTGGAGCTAAATTTGACCACGAAAAAACTAAGTGGTTCAACCAACAATATTTGCGCAAGCACAGTGACAAAGAATTAGGAGAACTGCTTCTTCCTTACCTTGATGCAAAAGGTATTCACACCGATGCTGAATATGCAGGAAAAGTAGCTTCTATAATGAAAGAACGCGCTTACTTTGTTACCGATATTCTTGATGAAGGCATGTACTTTTTTGAGCCTCCTATCAATTACGATGAAAAGACTTTGGCCAAAAAATGGAACGCAGAATCTCGTATGCACGTAGAAAATCTGCTTCACCGTTTTGAAGCTTTAGAGTACTTTGATTCAGAAACTTTGGAGAAAAACTTCAAAGATTACCTTACTGAAAAAGAAACAGGATTTGGTAAAGTAGGTCCAGGGTTTAGACTTGCCGTTACGGGTCAAGGAATGGGTGCTTCTATGTTTGACATTTGCGCCATTCTTGGCAAGCAAGAAACCGTGGCACGCATGCGCACCGCTTTGGAAAAACTACCTGCCTAA
- the folB gene encoding dihydroneopterin aldolase: MDRIEVEGIKLFGYHGCLDEEGKIGTDYRVNVTVWGDLHRPAQTDELKDTLDYVIINRVVKQEMAVRSKLIEHVAQRILDGLMAEMPLVQKAEIKLSKLQPPINGDVESVSVVMATSR, encoded by the coding sequence ATGGACAGAATTGAAGTAGAAGGAATAAAACTTTTTGGCTACCATGGCTGCCTTGACGAAGAAGGCAAGATTGGCACCGATTATAGAGTTAATGTAACTGTGTGGGGCGATTTACATCGCCCTGCACAAACTGACGAACTGAAAGATACGCTTGATTATGTTATCATCAATCGCGTAGTAAAGCAGGAAATGGCCGTTCGCTCCAAACTTATTGAGCACGTGGCGCAGCGCATTTTGGATGGCCTTATGGCCGAAATGCCTTTGGTGCAAAAAGCAGAGATTAAACTAAGCAAACTACAGCCGCCCATAAATGGTGATGTAGAAAGTGTAAGTGTGGTGATGGCTACAAGCCGCTAA
- a CDS encoding DNA-3-methyladenine glycosylase, which produces MQPLPLSYYQNDDVVFLAKDLLGKKLCTNINGQFTSGIITETEAYCGRNDKACHANNGKRTKRTEIMFQEGGKAYVYLCYGIHNLFNVTSNVNGLADAILVRAIQPVDGIEIMLERRNKSKLDKTLSSGPGTLSQALGIDRNFYGLDLTGHDIWIENSTTKIAHSEIVESTRIGVDYAGEDALRPWRFYIKNSIWVSKL; this is translated from the coding sequence GTGCAGCCTCTTCCCCTTTCATACTATCAAAATGATGATGTGGTTTTTTTGGCCAAAGACCTTTTAGGCAAAAAGCTTTGCACCAACATAAATGGGCAATTTACCTCTGGTATAATTACCGAAACGGAAGCTTACTGTGGGCGAAATGATAAAGCCTGCCATGCTAATAATGGAAAACGGACCAAGCGCACTGAGATCATGTTTCAGGAGGGGGGCAAAGCTTACGTCTACCTGTGCTATGGCATTCACAATCTCTTTAACGTTACGAGCAATGTAAACGGCTTGGCAGACGCTATTTTGGTACGAGCTATACAACCGGTAGACGGAATAGAAATAATGCTTGAGAGACGAAATAAAAGCAAGCTGGACAAAACCCTGTCGTCCGGACCAGGAACCCTAAGTCAAGCTCTTGGAATTGACCGTAACTTTTATGGGCTAGATTTAACAGGCCACGATATTTGGATTGAAAATTCTACAACTAAAATTGCACACTCAGAAATTGTTGAATCTACACGCATTGGAGTAGATTATGCCGGTGAGGATGCCTTACGCCCGTGGCGATTTTATATTAAGAATTCTATTTGGGTGAG
- a CDS encoding aldo/keto reductase gives MEYIKREGEWIPKLGFGTFNLTGRQALGILEFALDVGYRHFDTAQMYENEDQIGKVIGNTSIPRERLFVTTKVWHTNMSKDKFLPSVENSLKSLKQDYIDLLLIHWPNKEIDLQESLEQLAEAREKGYCKLIGVSNFNIELLEEVERSGIKIHCNQFENHVFLDQRALLNKTREMGCFATAYAPIAKGQVADEPILQKIARRHNVTATQVALRYLVEQEDVVAIPKSSQLIRIKQNFDVFNFHLEPEEITEIEKLRSRNMRLIDPNFAPVWDK, from the coding sequence ATGGAGTATATAAAGCGAGAAGGAGAGTGGATTCCCAAATTAGGCTTCGGTACTTTTAACCTTACCGGAAGACAAGCCCTTGGTATTCTTGAGTTCGCTCTAGACGTAGGATATCGTCATTTTGATACTGCACAGATGTATGAAAATGAGGATCAAATTGGAAAGGTAATTGGCAATACTTCCATACCAAGAGAAAGGCTGTTTGTCACCACCAAGGTCTGGCATACTAACATGTCCAAGGATAAATTTCTGCCTTCTGTAGAAAACAGCTTAAAAAGCTTAAAACAAGATTACATCGATCTGCTCCTAATCCATTGGCCTAACAAGGAAATTGATTTACAGGAATCACTTGAGCAATTAGCAGAAGCCCGCGAAAAAGGCTACTGCAAACTTATTGGTGTGAGTAATTTCAATATTGAATTACTTGAGGAAGTTGAGAGGTCCGGTATTAAAATTCACTGCAACCAGTTTGAGAATCACGTTTTTCTAGATCAGAGAGCTTTGCTGAATAAGACACGAGAAATGGGCTGTTTCGCTACTGCTTATGCTCCTATTGCGAAAGGTCAGGTTGCTGATGAACCGATTCTCCAAAAAATTGCCAGAAGACATAACGTAACCGCAACCCAAGTGGCTCTGAGGTATCTTGTAGAACAGGAAGATGTGGTTGCCATTCCAAAGTCCAGCCAGCTTATTCGCATTAAGCAAAACTTTGATGTGTTCAATTTTCATCTTGAGCCAGAAGAAATTACGGAAATTGAAAAGCTACGAAGCAGAAATATGCGGTTGATAGACCCTAATTTTGCTCCTGTGTGGGATAAGTAG